A region from the Volucribacter amazonae genome encodes:
- the apbC gene encoding iron-sulfur cluster carrier protein ApbC, whose translation MPIFTDNLTTQQADILDLFKQFSHPSLQKDLVSLNAIKKIEKGGETLRIELLLPFAWNSGFAQLKQQLTPALQQVSGCSQIKWQANYQIATLKRANNHPAVKGVKNIIAVSSGKGGVGKSSVSVNLALALKAQGARVGILDADIYGPSIPHMLGATDQRPTSPDNQHIIPIETQGLFSNSIGYLMEPDNATIWRGPMASSALSQLLNETLWPDLDYLVIDMPPGTGDIQLTLSQQIPVTGVIVVTTPQDIALLDAIKGIAMFQKVSVPVLGVVENMSVHICSHCGHQETIFGTGGAEKLEQKYQVKILGKLPLHIRLREDLDQGIPTVLADPQHEISQAFMQLAEQVATELYWQGSVIPSEIMFREVK comes from the coding sequence ATGCCAATATTTACTGATAACCTTACGACACAACAAGCGGATATTTTAGATTTATTTAAACAATTTTCTCACCCTAGCTTACAAAAAGATTTAGTTAGCCTCAATGCCATAAAAAAAATTGAAAAAGGTGGCGAAACATTACGCATTGAGTTATTACTGCCCTTTGCTTGGAATAGTGGCTTTGCACAGTTAAAACAACAACTTACCCCTGCATTACAACAAGTAAGTGGTTGTTCACAAATTAAGTGGCAAGCTAATTATCAAATTGCAACCTTAAAACGAGCCAATAATCACCCTGCGGTAAAAGGGGTAAAAAATATTATTGCGGTAAGTTCTGGCAAAGGTGGGGTTGGTAAATCAAGTGTTAGCGTCAACCTCGCCCTTGCTTTGAAAGCCCAAGGGGCAAGAGTAGGCATTCTTGATGCAGATATTTATGGTCCTTCTATCCCTCATATGCTTGGTGCAACAGATCAACGCCCAACCTCGCCAGATAATCAACATATTATTCCGATTGAAACCCAAGGGCTTTTCTCTAATTCTATTGGTTACTTAATGGAACCAGATAACGCCACCATTTGGCGTGGTCCAATGGCAAGCAGTGCGTTAAGTCAATTACTTAATGAAACATTATGGCCTGATTTAGATTATTTGGTAATTGATATGCCACCCGGTACTGGCGATATTCAGCTCACGCTTTCTCAACAAATTCCTGTTACTGGGGTAATCGTGGTTACCACACCGCAGGATATTGCTTTGCTTGATGCAATCAAAGGGATTGCAATGTTCCAGAAAGTGTCTGTTCCAGTGTTGGGCGTAGTGGAAAATATGTCGGTACATATTTGTAGCCATTGTGGACACCAGGAAACTATTTTTGGTACAGGTGGGGCAGAAAAACTTGAACAAAAATATCAAGTTAAAATCTTGGGTAAACTGCCGTTACATATTCGCTTGCGTGAAGATCTTGATCAGGGCATACCCACTGTGCTTGCTGATCCACAACACGAAATCAGTCAGGCATTTATGCAACTGGCTGAGCAAGTGGCAACTGAGCTGTATTGGCAAGGTTCAGTTATTCCAAGTGAAATTATGTTTCGTGAAGTAAAATAA